The genomic segment TAGGAGTTTCCcgagttcttcatcgttcctCACAGCTAACAAAACATGCCTTGGTATTATTCTGTTCTTCTTGTTGTCTCTAGCTGCATTTCCAGCCAATTCCAAAACCTACACAACAAGAAAAAATCCACCGTAATCAACACCAAATCAATCAACTAGAGTCTCAATTTAAGCATATTACATAGTATTCAAGTAAATGTAAACTCTAAAATTCTAAAAGTCTTATGTCTTATGTAGCAAATTAGAAATACTCTAAATTTCACACTAATACTTATCTTAAGGCAACATATTTTAAAGCAATATAATGTTAATAAACaagaataaaattgaaatatacaCCAAACCCAACACAAATTAAACAACACACAAAATATGTGAGAACAGACACAACCCCAGATGAGCCCTTCCAAAAGCAAATCCAAATTAGTCAAACTACAATGCAAATACTAGACACTAGATGagaccaaaatcataaaatcaactaAAGTAACCGTTCAGAAATAGGAGCAGCTAAACATATCTAACAAAATTCCATTTCACAAATTGACGAAAACCACAAGTGAAATTCAACAAAAGTTCAACATTTAGAAATTATACCTCAGCAGCAAGGTACTCAAGCACAGCAGCAAGATAAACAGGAGCACCAGTACCAACACGTTGAGAATACCTCCCTTTTTTCAAATAACGTCCAATTCTACCCACTGGAAACTGCAACCCCGCCTTTACAGATCGGGAAACTGGCTTCTTCTTAGGACCTCCACCCTTCCTTCCTCCAGCACCCTTCTTCTCCATTTGTCAAAACTGATAATTACTATGACAATTTGATTTTGCTTTGTTACACAAATTGATTGTGCTGTATTTGAATTATACAGTGAGCAGGTATTTATATATGGGGTTTGTGGGTGGAAATGTTTTTAGGGATAGTGGAGAGGAATTTGAGCCGTTGGATGTCGGGTTAAATCTACGGCTGTGAGATGAGGAGATTGACGATCCGCGTGATATTGAATTAGCCAATGAGAGACGAGCACGATAGCACTGTTGTGTGAGGTTGACAGACTGGATAAGCCTCAAGTATTTGGGCaaggaatttttttaaaaaaaataaaacatgccATCTCTAACTAACCATATTTACACAATTTTTTACTGCTataaactaattacaaaaattttaattaattatttattttcattgaacatattgagagctaattatatatttcgattgatttaaaattgacaaaaatgtaaagaaagttaattatgtattttttcaagGAAAAACAATGTATCCTTGATGGGTAGATTATTTATCTCAACGGAATTAAAATCGAAAAAGATATATCAAGTGCtaattatgtaataaaaaaaatatagtttcattggatgtatcagaagttaattatgtatctcgacagaacCAAAATCGAATTTTTAATATcagaattttctgtaattaaactctaaaaatttatgttgtttgcccaaAAAATTAGAACTCATAAAAGTACAAGAGCAATGGGATAAAATATATTCTTCAACTTTGtgatttaagtttttttttttttaatataatttttgaattttattgataaTTCTATCAAATCTCAAAAAGAGTATTTACAAAGATGGACCAACCCATCTTAAATCTAAAAAGTAATTGGGCCCTATCCATTATACAAAATACCCGGCGCAACTTCATTTTCTTCAGACATATAAATTCATTCCCTCTCCTTAATTTTTGTCTCTCCTTCAGTTTCTTAGGTGAAACATGTAGAATTATCACCTGAATCTCCAATTCCTCTTGCTCCTGCTGTGGATCATCAATTCGGTGCCTTGGAATATGAAAATGTGTTCTGATATCAGCTTTTTGAAGTAAGCTTCTTCTAGACCTCTGACTGTTCAGCTCTTCTTCTCCCTTACTGATTGCTCCTTTATCTTCTCTTTGTTATTTCAGCTGAGATCTCTGGTGGATGGATTTTATCATTGACTTTGGTGTTGATTTGAGGGTCAAAGGTTCCTGGAGCTGATTGCATGTCCAGGTATACTTCGATCTTCTTCTCTGCACCTTGTGCTTGTTCTTTACTCTAACTTTGCGATTTAAGATCTGTTTGATCATAGATATTGCAGATTTTGGAAAAAAGTTTTGATAGAACCTATTTGacgataaaaattattaaatttgacaaaaaaataaGACCTCACAATCTAAAGCAGATATATCATTCATTATAAAAGTGGTGCATATACATTTTCGTCGATTAACAACTGAtgcatatttatcatttttattaacttgCTATAGCAACAACAGACTCAGTGTATCCTCaccaagtgaggtctggggaagtaaaatgtacgcagtccatatcactacctctgAAAAGGTAGAGAGGGCTATTTTCGAATGACCTCGGCTCAAAAATGAGAATAGTATACCAAGACCGTAATGAAACATGAGACATGATGGAtaacataaatagaaataaaagataaaatataatagcAATAAATATCATAGAAttgcaaaataagagaaaatacgaGCAACACGAAATAAGTATAAGAAAACAGATACTTTTATTAACTTGcctaaatttagtaaatttgaaaataatataaaattaattttttatcaaaaaaatgtaATGTGACTTTAAATAATTATCTCACAAATTTTTCTTACTCTTCCAGATCCGACcaatgttgacacctaatttttgccctcccgATCGGATTCATCCTTGAgattctttgattttaaataaaattaccacatttatttttatctgaataagatatttttaaaaaatttatctaggtaattttgtcatcttaaagtaacaattatatattttcgtattcatatataagaaatcgtacaattttattaattaaataattatttttacaaaaaaaataaaagattttaatcAAGGGTTATATTGGAAATTAAATCAAAAGGTTAAAATTTCAACTCAAATATAATTtagtctcaaaaataatttattttaaaaaatatttgtttaattttatttaaatcaagaagctcggaatTAAATTGTCTAAATCGTCAATCAtttgctatttaataaatagctaAATCCTCAATATCTAATCgggtgaatctcaaaaataggCCCAAAATgaggtgactttcaaattttagtctcaaataaacaagttttcttaaaataacctttacctattaactaatatttttttggacagAATTGCCACTAATCAATGGAGTAATTGCATAAATGATATAACAacttcatatttatatctttcaaccttttttttctctttttaatttactttgatttttattttttattttctctttttattttttattttctcaatccttacttttttcctctcaacttatttttttttcttttttttttatttttttcctctttttttttttcttttttattttctcaacccttactttttcttatttacacctttcaacggctacttttataaaaaaaaaaaaatctttgatttttttttctttttttctttttaaatgttcctcgacctttatttttatttaatcttttttttttatcaatctatttttttcttcctattctctctcaacttctacattttctttgattttgatttttttgatatttttctttattttcttcttttttcgcaatttttattatttttgttatttttttcaattacttccattcaagttacatttcatgagcaagaattgacactataacattataaaggcaagacttacgactttcgaaTAATAAactatgtttcatgggcaagagttgacactactacattgtagaggcaagacttatgactttcaagcaacaagttatgttttatgggcaagagttgacactaccacattgtatgttgatttatgagatattttataactcttatcttaggggcaagacttagcttaggaactttcaaacaacaaattataccccacgggcaagagttaactctgccacgttatattttcttttatgagatgttctacaactattgtcttagaggcaagacttaactcaagtactttcaaactacaaattatgtcccacgggcaaaaATTGACACTAcaacgttatgttttcatttatgagatgttctacaactattgtcttagaggcaagatttggctcaaggactttcaaacaacaaattatgccccacgggcaagagttgactctaccacgttatgttttcatttataagatgttctacaactattgtcttaaaGGCAAGACTGGGCTTATGGAGTTTCAAACTACAAACTATGCCCcttgggcaagagttgactttaccacgttatgtttttatttatgaaatgttctacaactattgccttagagggaagacttaattagctcaaggactttcaaactacaaattatgctccacgggcaagagttgactctaccacgttatgttttcatttttgagatgctctacaactattgccttagaggcaagacttaattagctcaaggactttcaaataacaaattatgccccaagggaaagagttgactttaccacgttatatttttatttatgagatgttctacaactattgccttagaggcaagacttaattagctcaacaactttcaaacaacaaattatgccctacggacaagagttgactctaccacgttatgttttcatttattagatgttctacaactattgccttagaggcaaaacttagctcaaagactttcaaactataaattatgccccacaggtaagagttgactctaccatgctatgtcttcatttatgagatgttttacaactcttgctagaggcaagacttagcttaaggactttcaaacaacaaattatgccccacgggcaagagttgactctactacattatgttttcatttatgagatgttctacaattattgccttagagacaagacttagctcaaggactttcaaataacaaattatgccccacgggcaagagttgactctatcacgttatgtttttatttctgagatgctctacaactattgccttagaggcaagacttaattagctcaaagactttcaaataactaattatgccccacgggcaaaagttgacatTATCATGTTGTGTctttatttatgggatgttctacaactattgccttagaggcaaaactttgctgaaggactttcaaacaacaaattatgcaccacggacaagagttgactctaccacgttatgttttcatttatgagatgttctacaattattgccttagaggcaagagttacttagctcaaggactttcaaacaacaaattatgttctacgggcaagagttgactttaccgcGTTATAATTTCACTTAAGAGATGTTCTATAATTATtgacttagaggcaagacttagctcaaggactttcaaactacaaattataccctacgggcaagagtcgacactaccgcattatgtcttcatttatgagatgttctacaactcttgccttagaggcaggACTTAgttcaaagactttcaaactacaaattatgcttaacgggcaagagttgactctaccatgttatgttttatttatggGATATTCTACAACACTTGCCgtagaggcaagatttagctcaaggactttcaaataataaattatgccccacaggcaagagttgatactaccacgttatgtcttcatttatgggatgttctacaactcttgccttagaggcaagactttg from the Capsicum annuum cultivar UCD-10X-F1 chromosome 9, UCD10Xv1.1, whole genome shotgun sequence genome contains:
- the LOC107842970 gene encoding histone H2A, with the translated sequence MEKKGAGGRKGGGPKKKPVSRSVKAGLQFPVGRIGRYLKKGRYSQRVGTGAPVYLAAVLEYLAAEVLELAGNAARDNKKNRIIPRHVLLAVRNDEELGKLLAGVTIAHGGVLPNINPVLLPKKSDKVGKEPSKSPSKATKSPRKA